From the Ignavibacteriales bacterium genome, the window AAGAGGCTGACACTGATATCATTAATGCTAGTAGGGTAAATGTTAACGTTTTCAAAGCTAATTTTTTTTCTTTTTGAGAAAAATTTAATTTATTAAAGTATAACTGTTGTAATTGTTATAGTTCCTTCATAATTATTTGACGGGTAAGCATTAGTTGGTGGTGAAACTGTGCCGCCCAGCCATATGGTAATTTCATCTGTCCCCGATAAAGTAACGGTGAGACTATTGTTAGGGTTAAATACTGTAGCTCCGGTCGGATTTAAACTTCCACCGATCTTATAACCTGCATTATTAGAAGCTATAGAAAAGGGTATTGTATGTCCTGCACCGTCGTTTAGAGTACTTGGAATTGTATGAGTAATTCTTATTGTTCTGTTATTGTTTGGAAGATCGATTCTATATCTGCCTCCATAGTAATCATAGTATGGCGTCGAATTCGGATATCCCGGAAATGAGTCATACAAAAGCAAAGATAATTTTGCATTATATGATTGCGCAAAACCTGGTGTATAAAACGTTATCGCGAACAAGATAAGAGTCAGTATTTTAAGAGTTTTTTTCATTTCAAGTTTTTGTCTTAGTTTTTGTGCTATAAAATTAATCATTTTCAAACTAAGATTTTATTAATAAACAGATGTAACAACAAAATTACCAATGTACTTTCCATTTTTTAGAGACAATGGAAGCTGCATAGTTCCGCCAATCCATAAATTTAATTTACCTACCTTTGACATATCATACAGCGCAATGCTGGTACCACTTGGCAGGGGATTAGGATTGGTATAACCGTTTTCAGATCCTGTTTCTTCTGCTACGTTTGTCTTAAAAGTCATTTTAGCATCATCATATGATTGCTTCCCTGAACGGTTGTTTGTGATATTAGTCAGGGTAACCGATTGATCATATAATATAGTTACCATCCTATTCGATTGCCCAAGAATAGTGAATTTTAAGCCGTCAAAATTAGAAATAATTTTTTGATTTTCACTATTGCGCAATGCAAGCTCTCCAAGAAAAAGACTATTGCCACCCTCCATGGCAAGCCCGCGCTCTAGTGTTGCTCTAACCGATAGGGTAGTGAAGTTATTATCTTGAGCGGAAGTATTCTTAAATCCTAATACTATCAGTATTGTCAGTATGGTTAGTATTATTTTTTTCATTTGCTCGTTTATGATCTTTTTTTGTTTTTAAGACTCTTTACCCCGTTTCCAGGGTAAAGAGTTTACATAGCAATCAGTCAAACATGAAGGTTGCAAAAACTTAATAAGCTACCGTTACTGTAATAGTACCGGTCTTTACACCCGATGTAGCACTTGTTGTTGCAGTCAAAGTACTACCAAGCCATAATGTCTTGGCACCTGAGCTCGAAAGTGTAGTTGAACCGTTTACACCTGTAAGAATGTTCGAACCTGAAGTATAAGTACCTGTGTCTGTTACATGCATAACCCATGTGCTGACAGTTACTGCCGGATCACTCATTGTCAGTGTTGCATCTGATAAAGTAACGTTAATAGTCGTAGATGCATTACCTGAAACCGAGAATTTTGCACCGTTTTGTGGTGTTAATGTCGAAGATGCAGAGTTATCTGGATTCTGTTGAACTATACCAAAATCCATATCTGTATCTTTTACAATAGTCAGACCCTTTCTAAGGTTAGCTGTTACGTTTGCGTTAGCGTTAGCTGTAACCTGAGCGAAAGAGGATGAAGATACTGCAAGAGTAATTAGCGCAGTAACTAAAAGAAATAACTTCATTTTTTTCATTTTCTGAGGTTTAAATTAAGTAAAAGTTAATTTTTAGCGTTTTTTTTGCTGTTTTTTATTTAAATAGAGCATATTTTGTACATCCCGGAGGGGAGATATGCAAAATTTTGCTTAAATACCTATTTTTTCTTTTCTTTAATGTCCGGGAATATTATCCCGTCAAATACTAATTTATACAAGTTTTCCATACTAAAGTAATTTTACTTTAATTTCAATTTATTCAGAGCAATCTAACTTTAATCTAGTCATCAAACTTACAATCAAATAAATTAAATGTCAAGAGTAAAATTACTAATAATTTAAAAAAAAGTTTAGCTATTTTACTAAGGTATTTTTGAGGGCAAATTAGGAGTGGGGACGGTTGCATAATCAATTTATTTATATGGTACTTATATGAGTGATAGAAATCTTGGATTTACAAATAATTTTCTAAAAATTTGAAGATTATAAATGAGATGTAGCTAATTAGCTATATCAGAGTTTGTAGGTTATGTCTCAAAAAGAAGGGGATAGTGTAGTTGGCTAGCTCCTAATAGCTGACAGTAAATGTAAGCGTACCAACATAGTCACCTGAGGATTGGTTTCCTGGTACTGTAAGAGCTCCTCCAAGCCAGAAATATACCTTTCCTATACCGTCATTATCGGTATCTCTGAAGTATAAATTACCGTAATTATATGTATTTCTGCTCACATTATAAGGATTTGACCAGTTCGAATTATCGCCGGTGTGTTGTATAATGTCATTTGGAGAGAAGGTTAGTGTACCATTCGTTCCGCCGTGGCTTATTACCCAGGCGTAATTATTAAGAGTAATTGTTTGAGGCCAGTCTGCATAGATCACATAGTTAGGGGATCCTGTGGCTTCAAATTTCTGCCCATTTTGGTTAGAAATTGAGAAATTTTGGGAGCTGGTTGTTACATTTATATTTCCAAAATCGAGGTGATTGGCTCCCACGGTATTTACTGTCATTATTCTCAATACCCGGGCATATACTCCCAAAGTTGTGCTTGCTTGAGAGTAACCGCTTATTGGTAAAATTAAATAGAGTAATACTACCGCAAAAAAACATTTAGAGAAGCTTGAGAGGATCTTTGTCATTTAGAATTTATTGATGATAAAATAATAAACAAATATAGTAAAAATTTTTTTATATCTAAAAGGAAAATCCTTGCTGAAGAGTTATTAGGGATAGATGTTAATTTGTTACGCCGATGCGTATAATCTTATCACCATATTTTTCTTTTAGGGTATCTAGAGCATAATATGGATTATGATGATTGTCATCGAACAGGTTAAGATTTTCTCTTTGCAGATCTGCTCTCAATTCCCATATCGATATTCCGAGCATTCGGGCACGCTTAGCTTCGACCGGCTTTTCTAACTGTGTCAATAATTTTTTGAGTAGACTGAAAACAACTCTATCATCATTCGTATAAGTCGGTAATTCACCTTTGGCACCCTGGTAGGAGAGATCTTCGTATCTTAGTGTTAGGTGTACCATCTTGGCTGTTAGTTTACGTGTACGTAATTTTCTGCAAACATATTCACCCATGCGTCTAGCTTCTTCTAGTATATCATGCTCTTTATATACAGGTACTGA encodes:
- a CDS encoding DUF4402 domain-containing protein, yielding MKKIILTILTILIVLGFKNTSAQDNNFTTLSVRATLERGLAMEGGNSLFLGELALRNSENQKIISNFDGLKFTILGQSNRMVTILYDQSVTLTNITNNRSGKQSYDDAKMTFKTNVAEETGSENGYTNPNPLPSGTSIALYDMSKVGKLNLWIGGTMQLPLSLKNGKYIGNFVVTSVY
- a CDS encoding DUF4402 domain-containing protein: MKKMKLFLLVTALITLAVSSSSFAQVTANANANVTANLRKGLTIVKDTDMDFGIVQQNPDNSASSTLTPQNGAKFSVSGNASTTINVTLSDATLTMSDPAVTVSTWVMHVTDTGTYTSGSNILTGVNGSTTLSSSGAKTLWLGSTLTATTSATSGVKTGTITVTVAY
- a CDS encoding DUF4402 domain-containing protein, with translation MTVNTVGANHLDFGNINVTTSSQNFSISNQNGQKFEATGSPNYVIYADWPQTITLNNYAWVISHGGTNGTLTFSPNDIIQHTGDNSNWSNPYNVSRNTYNYGNLYFRDTDNDGIGKVYFWLGGALTVPGNQSSGDYVGTLTFTVSY